The DNA segment ATTTTCAGCTAAACTTTATGAAAAGGGTATAAGGGTAAATGGCGGAAGTACAGCAACTGTAAGGTTTGTAACCCATTATTGGATTACAAAAGAAGATATAAATACAGTTTTGGAAGCCGTAAAAGCTATTGCTATTAAATAAAGTGCGATATTTTTGAAGGGAGGATTTACTGTTGAAGTTTTTTAACATGGTAAATGAAAATTATATTACGGCTACTCTTTTGGCAGTCGTTATTCTTTTCGCCATAATACACTTTATAAAAAGCAAAAAAGAAAAAGATAAGATTGGCAAAGTAATAGAACGACTCCAGCAATTTAACGACGGGCTTTTATGGCAAAATTTCGATGACATTAAAGGCGGTAAATTAGGCGAACTTTGCCAAGAAATTAGTGCTATGACCCAAAACACGAGGCATCTCGTAGGCGAACTTTCTATAGCGTCTGAGCAGTTGCAAGAACTATGCAAGAAATTCTCTTCAGAAACCGACACATCGGCTAAGGCCTCTCAAGAGGTTGCCGAAACCATAAGTCATATAGCTCATAGAGCCGAAGAGCAGGTAAAAGCATGCAGCAATGCCGTCAATGAAGTTGAAAATCTCAGCAACCTTTCCAACCGCATAGCTTCAGAAACTGCAAGTGTTGTTTCGGGAAATATTGAGGTGCAAAAATCGTTAAGCGAAACCTTTAAAATGATTGAAAATCTTGTCCATTCAGTTGAAATGACCTCACGGGAAAACAGCGTTACCGCCGAAAGGGTTCAGGGTTTAAAACAGGAAACCGATAAAATCGGCGGGATAATAACTTCTGTCGAAAGCATCGCCCAACAGACAAATCTTCTCTCATTAAATGCAGCAATTGAAGCTGCTAGAGCCGGCAATGCCGGAAAGCAATTTGCTGTTGTCGCCGATGAAATACGAAAGCTTTCAATAAATGCTCAGTCTGCTGCAGGAGAAATTAAAAATAACATAAAAAATATTAGTGACAGGATATTGAAATTATCAGAAGAAATTGTATCAAGTTTTAATAAAATAAAAAAAGAGGCAGA comes from the Tepidanaerobacter acetatoxydans Re1 genome and includes:
- a CDS encoding methyl-accepting chemotaxis protein; translated protein: MKFFNMVNENYITATLLAVVILFAIIHFIKSKKEKDKIGKVIERLQQFNDGLLWQNFDDIKGGKLGELCQEISAMTQNTRHLVGELSIASEQLQELCKKFSSETDTSAKASQEVAETISHIAHRAEEQVKACSNAVNEVENLSNLSNRIASETASVVSGNIEVQKSLSETFKMIENLVHSVEMTSRENSVTAERVQGLKQETDKIGGIITSVESIAQQTNLLSLNAAIEAARAGNAGKQFAVVADEIRKLSINAQSAAGEIKNNIKNISDRILKLSEEIVSSFNKIKKEAEHANTTKESLQATSEIIENTLKSMDHINELTKDEASATENIKNLIVDFSSLTENISAAFQETAAVSEEQAAVMSNINNTTESLVKVSSEISGYVEKVLQNRNYDVSAEIKSKVLDALKNHVKSNEILSMQKENHLKIFNELKREFPNLTGIITVDAYGKSVANSNPSEVTDFSFRDWFKAAKEGDDFTSQMYISALTGKPTVTVATPIFKEGRFIGAVSAGICLK